A region of Selenomonadales bacterium 4137-cl DNA encodes the following proteins:
- a CDS encoding VOC family protein, with protein MPLLAVDDVRAAVEYYEQRLLFAREFVYPSTEPVFATIGYEGARLMLEAATGFAAKYGMEAAVWPRGRGVDLNVRLDGDIDAYYERVTAAGAAVARPVFTTEYGMRQFTVRDLDGYLLTFIRQE; from the coding sequence GTGCCGCTGCTGGCGGTGGACGATGTGCGGGCGGCGGTGGAGTATTACGAGCAGAGGCTGCTGTTTGCCCGCGAGTTTGTTTATCCGTCGACTGAGCCGGTTTTCGCCACGATAGGGTACGAGGGTGCGCGGTTGATGCTCGAAGCGGCGACAGGGTTCGCGGCCAAGTACGGGATGGAGGCGGCGGTCTGGCCGCGGGGCCGGGGCGTGGATCTCAACGTGAGGCTCGACGGCGACATCGACGCTTACTATGAACGGGTGACGGCGGCCGGAGCCGCGGTGGCAAGGCCGGTCTTCACGACCGAGTACGGGATGCGCCAGTTCACCGTCCGCGACCTCGACGGTTATCTGCTGACATTTATCAGGCAGGAATAA